The genome window CTAGAAATGCTTCGATTTCAAAGTCTTACAAAGTTCTTGCCTTTGCTATAACAGCAGGAGGGACAAGCACATTCCAAGACGTACCAACAACGCATTGGAGCTATAATTATATTGCCGCATTAGCTGATTACGGTATTGCACTTGGCTATAACGGTAAATTTAGCCTCGACGAGCCAGTAACACGTTTACTACAAAACTAACTATAAAATAAACACTCTACAAAGTGATTCACTCGACTTTGTAGAGTGTTTTCACTTTATAGACAAATAAAAATGAACAAAAAGCAACACACTATCAGCAATACACGAATAAGATGTCTCTGTAGTATTACGATAGAGGTAGGTGTTTTATGTTGAAAAAGAAGTGGATGGTCACACTGTGTATTGTATGCACAATTGGACTAGTTGGCTGTCAGTGGAAATCTGCGGATGAGAAAAAGCTAGAAAAACAAGTTCAAGAGTTAGAGCAAGAAAATAAGGAATTAAAAAAGCCTGTTACTTTTGAACAACAACAAGCAGAGCCCGTCGTTGTTGAAATTGTGGACCCTTCTACCAAAGCCATCATACAGACAATTTCACCGAAAGAAATGGACTATGAAAGTGATATGCAATCGTATACAAAACAAATTGAGCAATTGGCAAAAGAGTTAGCGAGAGGAAATGAAAAAACAGCCGGCTATGATAAGCGTATGATACTTGATAAACTAGATAATCAAGGAAAAGTAATTAAAGGTAGTCCTTTAATTGTTTTAAAAGAAAGTGAATTAGTAGAGAGAATCTTAGAAGCATCAGCGCTCGGTGGTAAAGTGGAGATGCCTCTTTACATTACAGAAAGCGGTTATTATTTTGAAGATATTCCTTATTTGGAGGATGTAATTGTCGCATCTTATACAACTTACTTCAATACCTATGATGTAGGAAGAAATAAAAATATTGAACTTTCTGCAAAGGCAATCAATAATGTTATCATTGGAAGTGGAGATAATTTCTCCTTTAACACAGTAGTTGGGCCTAGAGATGAAGCGAATGGTTATCAGCCCGCACCCGAAATCATCAATAAAAAGGTTGTGATGGGCATTGGGGGAGGTATTTGTCAAACGTCTTCAACCTTGTTTAATGCGGTTGATCAAATACCAATAAAATTTGTAGAACGTCACCACCATTCCTTGGATATTGGGTATGTTCCAAAAGGAAGAGACGCCACGGTTTCCTATGGTGGCTTAGATTTTAGATTTCAAAATACAACTGCCGTTCCATTTTTATAAAAAGCTAACTATGGTAAAAATTCTCTTACAGTTGAAATAAGAACAGCAGAAAAATATGTAGAAATCTTAAAAAAGCCATAGTAGTTTTTTCTAAGACACTTATGTCGCAGGTGTCTTTTTTTAGGTGTCATGATATAGTTAAATTGAGGTATTTCAGTATAATTGTGTTATGAGGAAGGGGAAAAACAATGCACCCAAAACTACAGGCAACAATAGATTCTATTGATTTTTATCAGGTAACATATCCAGAAGATGCTTGTATTATAGTTGCTGATACTGAGAAAGTCATTGCCTATAAGCCAGGTAAACAAGTGGACTTAAAGATTAGAGTTGGTGATCCTGTAGTGAAGTATCGTGGAACAACAACTGAAAAGGCTCTTAGCTCAGAAAAGTTTATTAGAGAAGAGCGAGGATCTGAGGATTTTGGAATGGCATATATTGCCTCAGCACAGCCTATTTTTGATGGTGGGAAAGTAATTGGTGTGTTAAGTGCCATTATTTCCAATGAAAAAATGGATGGTATGCGTTTATTAGCGACAGAACTTTCTAGTTCTGTTGAAGAAATGACCGCAACGAATGAAGAGTTAGCAGTAGCAAGTGTAGATGTATCAAATCGCTTGGAGGAGCTATCCAAGTTTTCGGAATCAATGACTGGCGATA of Lysinibacillus agricola contains these proteins:
- a CDS encoding S-layer homology domain-containing protein, with the translated sequence MSNQLKVTQERNEQVTVLHNKSIRCISKYTATRNASISKSYKVLAFAITAGGTSTFQDVPTTHWSYNYIAALADYGIALGYNGKFSLDEPVTRLLQN
- a CDS encoding VanW family protein, giving the protein MLKKKWMVTLCIVCTIGLVGCQWKSADEKKLEKQVQELEQENKELKKPVTFEQQQAEPVVVEIVDPSTKAIIQTISPKEMDYESDMQSYTKQIEQLAKELARGNEKTAGYDKRMILDKLDNQGKVIKGSPLIVLKESELVERILEASALGGKVEMPLYITESGYYFEDIPYLEDVIVASYTTYFNTYDVGRNKNIELSAKAINNVIIGSGDNFSFNTVVGPRDEANGYQPAPEIINKKVVMGIGGGICQTSSTLFNAVDQIPIKFVERHHHSLDIGYVPKGRDATVSYGGLDFRFQNTTAVPFL
- a CDS encoding methyl-accepting chemotaxis protein, which produces MHPKLQATIDSIDFYQVTYPEDACIIVADTEKVIAYKPGKQVDLKIRVGDPVVKYRGTTTEKALSSEKFIREERGSEDFGMAYIASAQPIFDGGKVIGVLSAIISNEKMDGMRLLATELSSSVEEMTATNEELAVASVDVSNRLEELSKFSESMTGDIQQINTIVNLVKDLAMKSKILGLNASIEAARSGEHGRGFAVVASEIQKMSQSSNESANSITNQLESIKQSIDQVNESANQITTFTQQFSVSMQELTDAYKGINSTAEKLMHISEVKS